Proteins encoded together in one Branchiostoma lanceolatum isolate klBraLanc5 chromosome 11, klBraLanc5.hap2, whole genome shotgun sequence window:
- the LOC136445469 gene encoding enoyl-[acyl-carrier-protein] reductase [NADPH] FabL-like, producing MITSQQILPVVSKLADLLFALISGAEVRPSASSSLMLQTFPGNMSSDKVALVTGGTRGIGYGIAQELASAGYNLILGYKQNHQRAEGSKAELEETYKVRVFLVPGETEEEATADAYFACVDENFGGKLTALVHNAGGFHGPLPAKPDANGSWFAGWEAYEHYQNMYPKCFLRLMEKAVTRMEDGRGHVVAVSGVGCNSNTSPSLPYFTPGIAKSSMEYMVRHYAKALASRRITCNTVIPGMIETEVWDPVKERIGNDGLEGMVNRLCGMKRWGTPREVGGVVAFLCSEKASFITGVAIPVDGAFHLK from the coding sequence ATGATTACCAGTCAGCAAATTCTTCCAGTGGTCAGCAAACTGGCAGACCTCCTGTTTGCTTTAATTTCAGGCGCAGAAGTACGCCCATCAGCTTCCTCCTCACTTATGCTTCAAACCTTCCCCGGCAACATGAGTTCTGACAAGGTCGCTCTCGTCACCGGAGGTACCCGCGGGATCGGCTACGGGATAGCCCAGGAGCTGGCCAGCGCAGGATACAACCTCATCCTGGGGTACAAGCAGAACCATCAGCGTGCCGAGGGCTCCAAGGCCGAGCTCGAGGAGACCTACAAGGTTCGCGTGTTCCTGGTCCCAGGAGAGACGGAGGAAGAGGCCACGGCGGACGCCTACTTCGCCTGCGTCGATGAGAACTTTGGCGGCAAGCTGACGGCGCTGGTCCACAACGCCGGCGGTTTCCATGGTCCGCTGCCCGCCAAGCCAGATGCTAACGGCAGCTGGTTCGCAGGCTGGGAGGCGTACGAACACTACCAAAACATGTACCCCAAGTGCTTCCTCCGGCTGATGGAGAAGGCCGTGACACGCATGGAAGACGGCCGTGGCCACGTCGTCGCCGTGTCGGGAGTCGGCTGCAACAGCAACACGAGCCCCAGCCTCCCCTACTTCACCCCGGGTATCGCCAAGTCCAGCATGGAGTACATGGTGAGGCACTACGCCAAGGCGCTGGCGTCCAGGCGGATCACCTGTAACACCGTCATCCCGGGAATGATCGAAACAGAAGTTTGGGATCCGGTCAAGGAGAGGATCGGGAACGACGGGCTGGAGGGCATGGTGAACAGGCTCTGCGGGATGAAGCGCTGGGGCACCCCGAGGGAAGTCGGCGGCGTCGTGGCGTTCCTCTGCTCGGAGAAGGCGTCCTTCATCACTGGCGTGGCTATACCTGTAGACGGAGCGTTTCACCTCAAGTAA
- the LOC136445425 gene encoding E3 ubiquitin-protein ligase TTC3-like: MSDEDDVPDLIDSDSDELEDITTASSNAESAKRWFQMALAKRNTHRQVMKVNLLSPFLFGQVNQPDKWTAWAFQHGLLPSKKEFKIESLPREYFDAVELVEEAHDKLHASLDDRILIEILDLIDRINGYNYDKVSTAVSDAERCFPFKKICDSIQGGKKDSKMVAILLAARQLHDHLKKFTKLGKNPVSEYEDECRVDEKKATGLKKAGNECFSQGKFKQAISSYTKALYSSSFNHILYGNRAQSYLKTNDYWSALCDGKRAIVLKYDWPKGNYRLAEAYFHLGMIEKALAVNANAMKVCKASEAMKADMKDIEQQAVRFKEEKEKRQKQLRKETVNGSVPDIDDVPGLVEPGSSDEETSSDDYDEEDGMPGLVSDHDFSDDDNIKVKTTKAKTESARSKPKKQSETRGPSKPTKPNREAKARKTEREKQIREPPVDRDTQVRLDFEGHMSQGTIALLEGRVRNAIYCYSNALEMSSEHTLLLKPSLVVIVVLKYSLGKAYAATELGKDLQSACIHFKDIIEEHTSITFPLAHHGLGSVYIQQNRYPDARNIIKRGLDVMSVPNSRINVYTWPGSHRMIELSDVVQLREGLLKLLSMCMSPPRPDAICRYSDCTGFFQSDIFLTDPDFKGFVRMECTERCKVEFHPTCYKKNRTALHVIDKDFLLKDCFTPDCTGQVISLIMYDQDGNVKKRLQSDSVPPRPKEKKVIYRMKTSGLYRLERKRLQKARRKEAKERARREKLGPPAELEEVESSLDSNDNLDLVQEVLDRTSPMLEGAINKDEPGVTLNTQPQEQEPVKAGNNYGYVLKKDKFEEEEGGGQQKDKKIKQRKKKSKEKPAVELELNFRFDNEPTTRMSAADAENMPEPRSFVPYQHQHQLHQDRPFALPERLQEQARLLEAGYGGDLNVRTANFPFLVQPQSITQPDPVKENLYSYFASLLSEGPLSLDSPKLIQDLDNFPPEAKMLVVNAGSLKSFLLGSLQFVVSENTVCLLKDAGKLGLVPKREITPPLNPCAATFTPRSSPEPDTLSDDSPPPQLMTPSDNSQQSSPDLSSSAADDVPNSGDDTSNKHESDTSLLKATGLDNILDDDESWDSKGLDNFGALDSFNEVSPIPSQTSSGEPTSSGSPPQQLCVPGKPASQSPSAHSNSEEAIPDSLSQASQSSGGDSLASALNLMVANMVANKDTIESVDSGFHSVHDDNVALGGKVQPCRDNQLDNRTADAIWASGNLWEDKSSGDTSRQGTSAGKSVDSLEAEKENQHKAPGSPLQRQLKPECKEATCQATPVMQSAAVNTVPEKNYKEDYLRVVQEKDRLSALHQEALDRSMQVKRKMEAELQATQQAFVEMQTTYQKVKEDFIALSQERDASSRKWQQEKKDLCQQVSKLQGDMKSLKKGEEMHKKAAQDVSKDFIALSKERDRLTAEKVKLEDSVVKLESNWQTAHRRAQEAEVLVLVTRRDHTCQMLERAMKEADMYVQNLAKQSAAQPNMAEFRQLLAGWQDNVSDCKKKLGLCKQNFEEHIQKVRKGHALSSLPGIVPLMPPPPPPVPQALLQPSKGAVGNGPSPQGSEKYISPVPQVSQTAPVKQPPKAMPTQPPPNLAPTPPTIVQPPAQSIQPPVQPMASAQETHVFAPQPVLATQHQPVPAQAVKKAPVVGASSHQPKPTPPLAAALQPVQVPQMNMAAPQQANGQHAHTLAAAAQAQRLGNHGAAMASMNAASLNAASLNAASLNAASLNAASLNAASKNSFEKIMEKLASMFPSYNRTQLTDVIKEVRKSNQGSLSGLSLEMIIQRVAERILQRQMEEQTRQLRKQQFTRQQQGGAPARPPHQQQPQVVGGGHSARSHQTAPPPGWNPPMPQRRHVMNWNDDESDCIICHDVMTPDTVCRLECGHLYHVDCIRKWLKQQSTCPTCRVHALLPDEFPSLGGTKWH; encoded by the exons AATCAACGGTTACAACTACGACAAGGTATCCACAGCAGTGAGCGATGCAGAAAGGTGCTTTCCATTTAAGAAGATCTGTGACAGTATACAGGGTGGAAAGAAGGACTCAAAAATGGTGGCAATCCTCCTCGCTGCACGACAGCTCCATGACCACctcaagaaattcacaaaactgGGTAAAAACCCTGTGTCTGAATACGAGGACGAGTGTCGAGTAGACGAGAAGAAGGCAACAGGGCTCAAAAAGGCAGGAAATGAATGTTTTTCACAGGGGAAGTTCAAGCAAGCAATATCAAGTTACACCAAGGCTCTATACAGCAGCTCTTTCAATCACATCCTGTATGGAAACCGTGCTCAGAGTTACCTCAAAACTAACGACTACTGGAGCGCCCTCTGTGATGGGAAGAGGGCGATCGTGCTCAAGTACGATTGGCCTAAAGGTAACTACCGCTTGGCGGAGGCCTACTTCCACCTGGGTATGATAGAGAAAGCTCTGGCCGTCAATGCAAATGCCATGAAGGTCTGTAAAGCATCCGAAGCCATGAAGGCTGACATGAAGGACATTGAACAGCAGGCTGTGCGCTTCAAGGAAGAAAAGGAGAAGCGACAGAAGCAGCTTAGGAAAGAAACGGTCAATGGCAGTGTTCCCGACATCGATGACGTTCCCGGGTTGGTAGAACCTGGGTCCAGTGATGAGGAAACAAGCAGCGATGATTACGACGAAGAAGATGGTATGCCTGGTCTTGTTTCTGATCATGACTTTTCTGACGATGACAATATCAAAGTAAAAACCACTAAAGCCAAAACAGAAAGCGCTAGATCCAAACCCAAAAAGCAATCTGAAACACGTGGGCCATCCAAACCCACCAAACCCAACAGAGAGGCAAAAGCGAGAAAGACAGAGCGAGAGAAACAGATCCGAGAGCCACCTGTTGATAGAGACACTCAGGTTAGACTTGACTTTGAGGGACACATGAGCCAGGGCACGATAGCCCTGCTGGAGGGAAGAGTGCGTAATGCTATCTACTGCTACAGCAATGCTCTCGAGATGTCGAGTGAACACACCTTGCTGTTGAAGCCTTCTCTGGTGGTCATAGTTGTCTTAAAGTATTCTCTCGGCAAAGCTTATGCAGCTACTGAACTTGGAAAGGATTTGCAATCTGCTTGCATTCATTTCAAAGACATTATAGAAGAGCACACCAGTATCACGTTTCCCCTAGCACACCATGGGCTTGGATCTGTATATATTCAACAAAATAGGTACCCTGATGCAAGAAACATCATAAAAAGAGGTTTAGATGTCATGTCAGTTCCCAACTCTAGGATAAATGTGTACACTTGGCCTGGGAGCCACAGGATGATCGAGCTGTCAGATGTTGTGCAACTGAGGGAAGGGTTGCTGAAATTACTTAGCATGTGTATGAGCCCACCTCGGCCTGATGCCATCTGCCGCTACTCTGACTGCACAGGATTCTTCCAGAGCGATATATTCCTCACCGACCCTGATTTCAAGGGGTTTGTCAGGATGGAGTGCACGGAAAGGTGCAAGGTTGAGTTCCACCCAACCTGCTACAAGAAAAATAGGACTGCTCTGCACGTCATTGACAAGGACTTTCTCTTGAAAGATTGCTTCACCCCCGACTGCACTGGGCAGGTGATAAGTCTGATCATGTATGACCAAGATGGAAACGTCAAAAAGAGGTTGCAAAGTGACAGTGTACCTCCAAGGCCAAAAGAGAAGAAAGTCATATACAGGATGAAAACTAGCGGATTATACCGTCTGGAAAGGAAAAGGCTTCaaaaggcaagaagaaaggaGGCCAAAGAAAGGGCAAGGAGAGAAAAGCTTGGGCCGCCAGCTGAGCTGGAGGAAGTAGAAAGTAGTCTAGATTCAAATGACAACCTAGATCTTGTTCAAGAGGTATTGGATAGGACTTCTCCAATGCTGGAAGGTGCGATCAACAAGGACGAACCTGGAGTAACACTTAACACACAGCCACAAGAACAGGAACCTGTGAAGGCTGGAAATAACTATGGTTACGTCCTGAAGAAGGACAAGTTCGAAGAAGAGGAAGGGGGAGGTCAACAAAAGGACAAAAAGATCAAACAGCGCAAGAAGAAAAGCAAGGAAAAGCCAGCGGTGGAGCTGGAGTTGAACTTCCGATTCGATAACGAGCCAACTACACGCATGTCAGCTGCCGACGCAGAAAATATGCCAGAACCGCGAAGCTTCGTCCCCTACCAGCACCAGCACCAGCTACACCAGGACCGTCCCTTTGCTCTGCCAGAGCGCCTCCAGGAACAAGCAAGACTGCTTGAGGCTGGATATGGAGGTGATCTAAATGTTAGGACTGCCAACTTTCCCTTTCTCGTACAACCACAGAGCATAACCCAACCTGACCCTGTCAAAGAAAACCTTTACTCTTATTTTGCTTCTTTGCTCAGTGAAGGGCCTCTTTCCTTGGACAGCCCTAAACTCATACAAGACTTAGACAACTTTCCTCCCGAAGCAAAAATGCTGGTTGTGAACGCAGGCTCGCTTAAATCCTTCCTTCTTGGTTCACTCCAATTTGTTGTCTCTGAAAACACGGTGTGCCTTCTGAAAGATGCCGGAAAACTCGGACTAGTCCCCAAAAGAGAGATCACTCCTCCACTGAACCCATGTGCAGCAACGTTCACTCCTAGATCATCTCCGGAACCGGACACGTTGTCCGACGACTCCCCTCCCCCTCAGCTGATGACTCCCTCGGACAACAGCCAGCAGTCCTCACCAGATCTGAGCAGCAGCGCTGCCGACGACGTGCCAAATAGTGGCGATGACACCAGCAACAAACATGAGTCCGACACAAGCCTCCTTAAAGCCACAGGCCTTGACAACATCctagatgatgatgaatctTGGGACTCAAAGGGATTGGACAATTTTGGTGCCTTGGACAGCTTTAATGAAGTATCTCCTATACCTTCTCAAACTTCTTCAGGTGAGCCCACCTCTAGTGGATCTCCCCCACAACAACTGTGTGTGCCAGGGAAGCCTGCATCACAGTCCCCTTCAGCCCACAGTAACTCAGAAGAGGCAATCCCAGACTCCCTCTCCCAGGCAAGCCAGTCTTCTGGAGGGGACTCCCTCGCTAGCGCGCTGAATTTGATGGTTGCAAACATGGTGGCAAACAAGGACACAATAGAATCTGTGGACTCTGGTTTTCACAGCGTTCACGACGACAATGTTGCGTTGGGCGGCAAAGTACAACCATGTAGGGACAATCAGCTTGACAACAGGACTGCTGACGCCATTTGGGCTAGTGGGAACCTCTGGGAGGACAAATCATCAGGAGACACCAGTAGGCAAGGAACGTCTGCGGGGAAATCAGTAGACTCACTAGAAGCTGAAAAAGAAAACCAGCATAAAGCACCCGGATCCCCACTACAGAGACAGCTAAAACCTGAGTGTAAAGAAGCTACATGCCAGGCCACTCCTGTCATGCAGAGTGCAGCAGTGAACACTGTACCTGAGAAGAACTACAAAGAGGACTATCTCCGTGTTGTACAAGAGAAGGATCGTCTGTCCGCATTGCATCAAGAAGCTTTAGACAGGAGCATGCAGGTGAAGAGAAAGATGGAAGCAGAGCTTCAGGCAACACAACAAGCCTTCGTTGAGATGCAGACAACATACCAGAAAGTTAAAGAGGATTTCATCGCACTGTCCCAGGAGAGAGATGCCAGCAGCCGCAAATGGCAACAGGAGAAGAAAGACCTCTGCCAACAGGTCAGCAAACTTCAAGGAGATATGAAGTCCTTGAAGAAAGGGGAAGAGATGCACAAGAAGGCTGCTCAGGATGTGAGCAAGGACTTTATTGCACTGTCTAAGGAACGAGACCGTCTCACTGCAGAAAAGGTGAAACTTGAGGACAGTGTGGTGAAGTTGGAGTCCAACTGGCAGACAGCCCATCGGCGTGCTCAG GAAGCAGAGGTTCTCGTCCTGGTGACAAGGCGAGACCACACTTGTCAGATGCTGGAACGCGCCATGAAAGAAGCCGACATGTACGTCCAAAACCTCGCCAAGCAGAGCGCTGCTCAGCCGAACATGGCAGAATTTAGGCAACTTCTGGCCGGCTGGCAAGACAACGTTAGCGACTGTAAAAAGAAGCTCGGGTTGTGCAAGCAGAACTTCGAGGAGCATATTCAGAAGGTTCGCAAGGGTCATGCCTTGTCTAGTTTGCCAGGAATTGTTCCCTTAATGCCTCCGCCGCCCCCTCCCGTCCCACAAGCACTTCTTCAACCGTCTAAAGGTGCTGTTGGGAATGGTCCATCTCCTCAAGGAAGCGAGAAGTACATCTCCCCAGTACCACAAGTATCACAGACCGCTCCTGTGAAACAGCCTCCCAAGGCAATGCCCACCCAACCGCCTCCTAACTTAGCCCCAACCCCTCCAACAATTGTGCAGCCACCTGCTCAATCCATACAGCCACCAGTTCAACCCATGGCAAGTGCCCAGGAAACCCATGTGTTCGCACCCCAGCCAGTCCTGGCAACTCAGCACCAACCAGTTCCTGCTCAAGCTGTGAAGAAAGCTCCTGTTGTAGGTGCCAGTAGTCATCAGCCTAAGCCAACACCACCACTTGCAGCAGCTTTGCAGCCCGTCCAAGTGCCTCAAATGAACATGGCTGCCCCACAACAGGCAAACGGACAACACGCTCACACTCTAGCAGCAGCGGCGCAAGCACAAAGGTTGGGGAACCACGGAGCTGCCATGGCTAGTATGAATGCAGCTAGTCTGAATGCAGCTAGTCTGAATGCAGCTAGTCTGAATGCAGCTAGTCTGAATGCAGCTAGTCTGAATGCAGCCAGCAAGAATAGCTTTGAGAAAATCATGGAAAAGCTGGCGTCCATGTTCCCGAGTTACAACCGAACTCAACTGACGGACGTTATAAAGGAAGTGCGCAAGTCCAACCAAGGCTCGCTCTCTGGGTTGTCTCTAGAAATGATCATCCAACGCGTCGCCGAGAGAATTCTGCAGAGGCAGATGGAAGAGCAAACAAGGCAGCTGAGGAAACAGCAGTTCACTAGGCAGCAGCAAGGGGGCGCTCCTGCACGGCCACCCCACCAGCAGCAGCCACAagtagtgggaggggggcatagcgCAAGGAGTCATCAGACAGCGCCGCCACCGGGCTGGAACCCTCCGATGCCCCAGCGGCGTCACGTGATGAACTGGAACGATGACGAGTCAGACTGCATTATATGCCACGACGTGATGACTCCAGACACGGTATGTCGTCTGGAATGCGGACATCTCTACCATGTTGATTGCATCCGCAAGTGGCTGAAACAGCAGAGTACCTGCCCCACATGTAGGGTACATGCACTCCTGCCAGACGAGTTCCCATCGTTAGGAGGCACCAAGTGGCACTGA